One window of Chryseobacterium indologenes genomic DNA carries:
- a CDS encoding helix-turn-helix transcriptional regulator has protein sequence MKSLQFSVPADTNKSIRIQEDIMPNFYPYFHRHTETQIMWILKGHGTLAIEQNLFNFEAGDIFYLGANQSHVFRGNFDKDEKQKVHSISIFFDPYKKIAAFFDLPEFGELKNFIAHSEVGFQVAPKLKICIGENIAALQKTEGVEQIIDFIRILNHLMQNRHLHIPLSSEKNLPNHISDYDQRIIDAQTFIKKNFAQTKLTLDSIAQEACMTPQAFCRSFKKRTGITYIEYLNELRVQRACRLLTSSSMYSISSVAFNSGFNSLTNFNRVFKSIMKYSPKEYLKHYKEATIEQ, from the coding sequence ATGAAGAGTCTTCAGTTTTCAGTCCCTGCTGATACCAACAAAAGTATCCGTATTCAGGAAGATATAATGCCCAATTTTTATCCTTACTTCCATCGCCATACGGAAACCCAGATCATGTGGATTCTTAAAGGACACGGAACACTGGCCATAGAACAAAATCTCTTTAATTTTGAGGCTGGTGATATTTTCTATCTGGGAGCTAATCAATCACATGTCTTCCGGGGTAATTTTGATAAAGATGAAAAACAAAAAGTTCATTCCATCTCTATATTTTTTGATCCGTATAAAAAGATCGCTGCATTTTTTGACTTACCGGAATTTGGAGAACTTAAAAATTTTATAGCCCATTCAGAAGTCGGTTTCCAGGTCGCTCCTAAATTAAAAATATGTATCGGGGAAAACATTGCAGCATTACAAAAAACAGAAGGAGTAGAGCAGATCATAGATTTTATCAGGATTTTAAACCATCTTATGCAAAACAGACATCTGCATATTCCCTTATCTTCAGAAAAGAATCTGCCCAATCATATTTCAGATTATGATCAAAGAATTATAGATGCCCAAACCTTTATTAAGAAGAATTTTGCTCAAACTAAACTTACCCTTGACAGTATTGCTCAGGAAGCCTGTATGACCCCTCAGGCATTTTGCAGATCTTTTAAAAAACGAACCGGAATCACTTATATTGAATATCTTAATGAACTCCGGGTACAGCGAGCTTGCAGACTACTGACATCCAGCAGTATGTACAGTATTTCTTCTGTGGCTTTTAACAGCGGATTCAACAGCCTTACCAATTTTAACCGGGTCTTCAAGTCCATTATGAAATATTCGCCTAAAGAATACCTTAAACACTATAAAGAGGCCACTATAGAGCAATAA